The genomic stretch tgtgtgtgtgtgtgtgtgtgtgtgtgtgtgtacagtggtcccccgaaATTTAGAATGTAACCCCCGCGTGTTCTAAACATCCgtgaattttggacgcacccctgcagcccctatggtaacttggtgaattcatctagacattacgtcactttaatacaataatgtgttttaaagatttgtattaaatttgttagtgaaaacaaagtttaaaatgttattcctaacgttcctgaacttTCCGTCCCGCTACGGATTTCCAAAATATCTAACttgttaggttccaaatgagaaccattgaattatcgggggtttactgtatatacaaaactttttttacattttatattcaacattgtcattttcaaatctACATCAATGCAAGTGTTATTGATTCATTAAGAACAGCAACACAATTCATTTGTAGACAGAGCCCCATGGTGACTAGTCCTATTTATAGAACATGCCCTGGGGGTGACCAGGTGCCAGCGAGTTCACTGCCTCTGCTCTaaacttttatgtttttgtgatgCAATGCCAAATTTCACCACAAGGTGTCAGACTTCACATTTAAAAGATTGATATTTCATCAGTTAATGAGTTAATCAGATATGTAATTAGTTATTGCACCCTTTTCAAACTCcgacctaaacacacacacacacacacacacacacacacacgagtcctATTAAAACTGTAAGTCCAAccaatatatacacagtgatcTCTAGTTGAAGTTGCTCAGACTTGGAAGACGTGGGATCCTTAGTGTAACACTTTGTGTCTCCAGTCGTGCAGATGATCACACCATCAACCGTGAGCCTTTATACGTCTAATAACTGATATTTGAActttagtggactttaggagaaaaaacatttgtgcatgacattttgtgtgtttaagtAGGAAAACTGTGGTGTGTTTAAGTGAAAGAAGAAATACAGGTAGACAGCCGAGCCGGTTTGTCCAGGATCAGGAAATACAGACACtggtttaggtgtgtgtgtgtgtgtgtgtgtgtgtgtgtggaggatggGTTAACAGTTGAGGCTCCTTGTTGTATGAGAGGTTACGGAGTGTTGCCCCGCCTTGTTCACAGGACACAACAGGAGGCATAAAGTCGACCTTTGGAGCTGCACAGTATCAGATCAAAGCTTTAATCCGGATCAGGGCTTCTTCCTGGACGAGAAGTTGAGGTTATGGATTGGGGAACGGCACTCTGGGTATGTCTTCTCCCTCCCTacctgttactgttactgaagataatttgtgtgtgtgtgtgtgtgtgtgtgtgtgtgtgtgtgtgtgtgttgaaaaaaCAGTCTTATAAAGGTTTTCAGATAGTGCAGATATTTACTAAGTAATCATGATGCAGTGTAAGCTAAAGCAGTGCATGAGGAACATGAGAGGAACCGTGCAGTAGGTAAGAACCTACTATAATCCTCAGTATGATTTCCACAAAATTGCGTCACGAGAAGTTTGATTTGaaacactttcattttcacGGAGCAGCTTTACATTCTCGGAGACTCTCCCTAAAAACCTTTGGGACAAGCGTTTGGAGGAGGACACGTTCTCCAGAGTTCAATTCTGGACCATTTGCGTGGATTTATGAACTAATAGCTGTTATTCAGTCTATTTTACTTACTTTTCAGCACTGCTCCTTTTATCTTCACGGTAGAACAATGAATCAGTTCTCCAAAAACTCTACATGACTCACTCGCTTCACAACATCTAACTATGCATCTGAATTCCTTCTGCTCTGATATAAGATATAAACACAgtgcatgggtgtgtgtgtgtgtgtgtgtgtgcgtgttttacTAGCTTCACTGCTAGGACTGGCGACTCCTTCCTTAGAATGCTGCATTAACATCTCCTGATTTCTAAGTGTTCATTGCGGAGCATGAGCTGTTCACGCATACGTATAAACCTGCACTCCtgccagagctgctgttatggaGAATTAATCACCACCTCGTGACTGATCAGGATCCAGAACTGTGTGTAGTGCAGTagcagtggagtggagtgttGGTGCTTCTTCTAAAGGTTCTTCTGGTGTTTTACAAACCTGGAAAACGTGCTGCTTTATTCACAGGAGAGGAGATAGAAAGATCCCAAACAAAGAATGttgggaaatgtgtgtgtgtgtgtgtgtgtgtgtgtgtgtgtgtgtgtgtgtgtgtgcttttcgaTGGTAGCATGTCATGAGgaatgaaaacaaacaacagaCTTGTCAGACAAGatcgtgtgcgtgtgtgggggGGCATGTTTTTGCATCTTGATGAGGACCAAATGTCTCCACAAGAATGTGAGACCACCTTGCATACTGCATTCAGATATTCATCTGGATTATTTGTCAATAGAAGGTCCTCACAAGCAATTGTAAGACAattcaactgtgtgtgtgtgtgtgtgtgtgtgtgtgtgtggtgtgtttggcGTGTTTTTCAGGACCAGCCTGATGCCATTGAGAAGCACACACAGCTGGGTCTGGATCTGATTGATCGCTACGTGAAGTTCGTAAGGGAGCGAGTGGATATCGAGCAGAACTACACCAAGCAACTCAAGCAAGTGATCTCACCTAAACCGGCATCCTCCGTCTCCAGATTATAAATCGTGAAAAAGGGGCGTGGTTTTACAAAGGATTAGAACAGAATGATCGCTAAAATTCTAATCTAGTTTCTCTAACACATCTAATTACAAAATGATGAACAGATCACTCTGTAGAAACCTGTATCCCCGAGTGGTACAGGAGAGCCTTAAAACGCTAGAAATTGCTCTCTGGGACACCATGAGTCATGTACAAGATCTGTTTAAAACGAAGAATCGGTGATGAACAACCTGTTACTAATGAAAACAATCCCAGTTTAGACAGTGCAGATGCTGTTTGCTGGGTAACTCGCATACTTGCCAGCTGTGTGGAGACACAATGACTGTTAGAAAGTGGAGAAATTTATAGAGGTTTATGAGAAATATAGTGAAATATAGAGGTTTATGAGTTTCCTAGTTAATAAGGAAAACCACCTGTTTTTATTGTCATGCAGGATGAAACTTTCCTCATCGGTCTCTGAGGAAACCCcaacatttcaaatatttaagttACATACATTATAGAAATGTGTTTGCTTTAACACGTTTCACTTAAAAGTCATTAAGACTCACATTGTATATCGAACATTAAATAAAGGAACTCTAGTGTAAGTcaaaaacaacagcagaatAGTTCCACTTCAAGCTGAGTACCAACTTTCCATGATTCAAGGATTTTTCTTCAAACTCCGACTTCCCAGTTAACATCCTGAGTAAAACTTCATGACCTCGAATCGAATCATTTCTTCACTTGTACTGTagctgtgaaaagtgtggaacCCCGAGACTTTatggtgtttgagagacacgtgtatgttccttttgtttctatgcatcAAACTCGGTCATGTAACGGTCTGAAGATCATCTGTAAAACAATCTGAAGCGTATATTTGGCTCATGACGCCTTGGTAATTAAAACGTCATACAAACACTACTTTTCCATCCATAACTTTATGTGTCTCTTCCTGATGTTCTGTCCTCCCGactcgttttcttttttccatgagGTGGTTTGAAGTCGTCACGTTACTCGCATCATCAGGTTCGGCTCTCCGATTGGTTCTTGGTTTGAAGGTCATTTTAGGAGTCACATTGCAGAAAAGAGTTTGAAAACTTCTGGTAGGATTTCATCAGAGGAAAATAGGATTGTGTTAATCAGCTGTCAGTGAACAAAGCAGCGATCACCAGACTACAGATTTCAACCTCGGAATAAAGGAATCTTTTAGGATTCTCTAAATCTCCAGTGTAGAATCAGTACTAAGTGTATAACACATGGATTAGCGTTCTTCAGGGCGAGTAGGTTCCTTCAAAGCAGATCATTATTCAGAATTCCACTCTTCTCTTGAGGACAACATGGCCACCTTAGTGATGATTTGTGAAATAACCCAGTGACCATGGACATTTAACAGATCCATCAGGAACATGAACCTTACAGAAAAATCTAATAATCgcaaatctgtgtgtgtgtgtgtgtgtgtgtgtgtgtgtgtgtgtgtgtgtgtgtgtgtgtgtgtgttaaggggTCTTTATAAGAAATATTCCAGACGAGGCAGTAAAGAAGACCAGGAGATGAAGTGAGTGTGTTcactttaaatgaatgaatttgttcCTCAATAATTCACCTCTAAACCAACCAGGTGCTGTGTTCGTGGTCATGTGCCCCCAGGTTCTCCAATCAGCAGGCGTTTCAGGAACTGCTGACCGAGCTGAACGAGTGCGCCACACACCGGGAAAATGTGGCCGAGAACATGAACCTAAACATCTGCGTGGAGCTCAGCAAGTACATGCAGGACCTCAAACAGGAGAGGAAGAGTGTGAGGAACATGGAGGGGATTTGGGGAGTGGTGgcgatggatggagagagagggaagaaaagaaaaagaaagaaagggaaagaagaACGGATGGAGTTACagagaaagagcaaaagagaaaatggtgacagagaaaaaaatgagaagaagaaagagaaagtaagaacaaaggaaagaaagaaagaaagaaagaaagaaagaaagaaagaaagaaagaaagaaagaaagaaagaaagaaaaatttagaggttgaaaagaaaaagaaaaatgagggAAAAACAACCAAGGACAAatggaaaagagagaggaataTGGAGTGATGAAGACAGgtaaaagagacagatgtaaagaaagaaagaaagaaagaaagaaagaaagaaagaaagaaagaaagaaagaaagaaaaggaagactGTGAGGGAGCTAGCAAAAACTGAGCCgaggaatgaaagagaaaaaaacagaaaaaaaaggaagagataAGGCAGAGACAGTTGTTTGTGTACCtactgtttgtgtgttagtcagtaaactgttgctatagaaacatgCATGATTGACAGGTGAATGTTTCCTCTCTGTATCAGTATCTGAATGATGTGAAGAAAATCCACCAGAACCTGGAGACCTGCCACAAACAGCTCGAGagcgtaagtgtgtgtgtgtgtgtgtgtgtgtgtgtgtgtgtgtgtgtgtgtgtgttgcaaagAAGAAGACATCCTCTCTGAGGcaaagctcatttaaatgtactgaggcaaagtggaaaactgttctgtgttcagacaaatccaaattttaaattctttttggacaccatggacaccatgtcctctggactaaagaggagtgGGACCATTTAGCTTGTTATCAACTCTCAGTTTAAAAAGCCACATCTCTGGTGATATggtggtgcattagtgcctgtggaatgagcACAGATTCAGACACATATGGAACAACATtcttctcccaaaacttcagcaactgctctcctcagttcccaaGTGTGTACGGACAACAGATGCTACACAGAGGGAAACATGGCCAtgcaacaacttttttttaaattggggtTGTATCTCTTTATaggtgtctgtatgtgtgtatttatttataggtgtgtgtgtgtgtgtgtgtgtgtgtgtgtgtgtgtgtgtgtgtgtgtgtgtagagtaagAAGCGCTTTGAAAAGGAGTGGAAAGAAGCGGAGAAAGTCAATCAGCTAGCAGAAAAGACAGAACAAGACCCCACCTCCACCAAAGCAGATGTAGATAAGGTATACacccatacacccacacacacacacacacacacacacacacacacacacacacacacagacacacacacacacacacacacaaacacacttgacTATACATTGGTCAAGAGATTTTACCATTTactaatatgtgtgtgtgtgtgtgtgtgtgtgtgtgtgtgtgtgtgtgtgtgtgtgtgtgtgtgtgtcaggtccGGATCAACGCTCGTCAGCGTCTGGATGCCTCTGATGAGTATAAGAATGAATACGCTGTGCAACTGCAGAAATACAACAAGGAGCAGGACCGAGTTTATCACACAGAGATTCCTACAATACTCAatgtgagtacacacacacacatacacacacacacacacacacacacacacacacacacacacatacacactcacatacacactatgTTTATTTTCAGATTCATGACAACCCAAAACTCTAGGGTGACTTTATTGCCTGCAAGTAGATATTTTGACTACTAGTTGCCATAGTAACCATTATTAGTGGGTGGAGTATCTatcgttcctttttttttttttttttaatgaaactaaATTATTTGCAATTTTGTTGCGGTgttagccacgcccactttcAAGAGCCGTTACTTGTGCGATTCTTTTCAAACACACAAATTTAATTCAAATCAAAGTACAAAAACTTTGCATATGGTTATGTTTGTATGGTGCCTTAAGGGGACGATATTTTGTGCACTTTTCTGATGACAAACTTCATGATCCTCAGATGCACACACTCGGTACTGAATCTCATCTTTAAAGGTTCTGAAAGTGTGACAGAGGACAGAAGGAGGTAAAAAACCTGGTTGTTCTGTGATGTCGGTCAGATATCTTCGTCCTGTTACAGTAGGCGGGTTTTGGTGATGAATACGGATGCTACGATGCAGTGTTACGTATCGCTTTTTAGTGCTAGAAATAGCGaggacacaaaaacaaacaaggacACACCCTTAGAGTTCTGACTCCACCCACCTTTTCTTTGTCCTTTAGAAGATGCAGCAGATGGAGGAGACGAGAATCAAAACGCTGGCACAAAGTTACAGCTTGTTGGCTGACATGGAGAAAAAAATTCTGCCTTCAATCAGCCAGTGTCTGGAGAAGATCAGCACACACAGCAGCAACACGTT from Silurus meridionalis isolate SWU-2019-XX chromosome 24, ASM1480568v1, whole genome shotgun sequence encodes the following:
- the trip10b gene encoding thyroid hormone receptor interactor 10b, which translates into the protein MDWGTALWDQPDAIEKHTQLGLDLIDRYVKFVRERVDIEQNYTKQLKGLYKKYSRRGSKEDQEMKFSNQQAFQELLTELNECATHRENVAENMNLNICVELSKYMQDLKQERKSYLNDVKKIHQNLETCHKQLESSKKRFEKEWKEAEKVNQLAEKTEQDPTSTKADVDKVRINARQRLDASDEYKNEYAVQLQKYNKEQDRVYHTEIPTILNKMQQMEETRIKTLAQSYSLLADMEKKILPSISQCLEKISTHSSNTLEKQDSQMVIEQYKSGLAPPADVEFEDYSQGIKPAVVETHPHHTPKVRIKQLFKKNKQGGAVDRNTPHQLEDFTHLPLDQRKKRLQEKIDEVSKELQKETDQSEALNKMRRVYEQNNQLGDPASLEPQINETTQNIHRLRGDLSRYQAWLCEAGGVSTNNNNQNSPYYVSTSPQLLHPPKQAESQFQFPSSYDEDFDEDVAIEHCLALYDFNGVKSGEVSMKAGEHLSVLEEDMGDGWVRVKKANGNIGYVPATYIQIK